The following proteins come from a genomic window of Portunus trituberculatus isolate SZX2019 chromosome 35, ASM1759143v1, whole genome shotgun sequence:
- the LOC123513325 gene encoding profilin-like, with product MSWQNYVDQQLMGSGLVAKAVIAGHDGTLWAKSNNIEPTREELVKLSSSFADQGNLAMSGVHIGGEKFFYLSGTDKVIRCKKGKSGMHSMKTLQTILVAVFEEPIQHPQVANVVESLGDYLISMSY from the exons ATGTCGTGGCAAAATTACGTTGACCAGCAGCTTATGGGCTCTGGACTTGTAGCAAAGGCGGTTATCGCAGGTCACGACGGCACATTATGGGCCAAAAGTAATAACATCGAA CCCACTCGGGAAGAACTAGTAAAACTGTCAAGTAGTTTTGCAGATCAGGGTAATCTTGCCATGAGTGGCGTCCATATAGGCGGTGAAAAGTTCTTCTACCTCTCTGGCACTGACAAA gTTATCCGATGCAAGAAGGGCAAGTCCGGAATGCACTCAATGAAGACCTTGCAAACAATATTGGTAGCAGTATTTGAGGAGCCCATCCAACACCCCCAGGTGGCTAACGTCGTAGAGTCTCTAGGGGACTACCTAATCTCCATGTCTTACTGA